The following proteins are co-located in the Polymorphospora rubra genome:
- a CDS encoding DUF4190 domain-containing protein: MTQPPPPPAGPVAEPGNTPAAGPFDPYHASPQPVTTGGWPAPPAPPHPVYPGASYPAPASPVYPGAPYPAPAGPGGYEPSGVPRPRPPVNGLAIASLVLALVTLLPVSIVTGIIALVQIRRRGQRGKGLAIAGIAISGAASLSLVVAGVVGALVRVGDPPAQDEPAQPFYSSGWVPGHCIETVDESVGLEWPPTKCTEPHQGEVFAVFDMSGADYPGEDAVWRYATTGCDQRLPSYAPSADLDEEYMIYFPTAETWRDGDRWIICVAYHEEPRTGSIRD, from the coding sequence GTGACCCAACCCCCGCCCCCACCGGCCGGCCCGGTGGCCGAGCCCGGCAACACCCCCGCCGCCGGGCCGTTCGACCCGTACCACGCGTCGCCGCAACCGGTGACCACCGGCGGATGGCCGGCTCCGCCGGCGCCGCCCCATCCGGTGTACCCGGGGGCGTCCTACCCGGCGCCGGCCAGCCCCGTCTATCCCGGGGCGCCCTATCCGGCACCGGCCGGCCCGGGGGGCTACGAGCCGTCGGGCGTGCCGCGGCCACGGCCTCCGGTCAACGGGCTTGCCATCGCCTCGCTCGTGTTGGCGCTGGTGACCCTTCTCCCGGTCAGCATCGTCACCGGCATCATCGCCCTGGTGCAGATCCGCCGGCGCGGCCAGCGCGGTAAGGGGCTGGCGATCGCCGGGATCGCGATCAGTGGGGCCGCGAGCCTGTCCCTGGTCGTCGCCGGGGTGGTCGGCGCCCTCGTCCGTGTCGGTGACCCACCGGCGCAGGATGAGCCGGCGCAACCGTTCTATTCGTCGGGCTGGGTGCCGGGCCACTGCATCGAGACGGTCGACGAGAGCGTCGGGCTCGAATGGCCGCCGACCAAGTGCACCGAACCGCACCAGGGTGAGGTCTTCGCGGTGTTCGACATGTCCGGGGCCGACTACCCGGGCGAGGACGCGGTCTGGCGGTACGCCACCACCGGGTGCGACCAGCGGTTGCCGAGCTATGCCCCGTCGGCAGACCTGGACGAGGAGTACATGATCTACTTTCCGACCGCCGAGACATGGCGCGACGGCGATCGGTGGATCATCTGCGTCGCGTACCACGAGGAGCCGCGTACCGGGTCCATCCGCGACTGA
- a CDS encoding TetR/AcrR family transcriptional regulator, protein MGDGRALSRERIVAAAIELADRDGLDAVSMRRVAEHLGSGTMSLYRHVPNKDALVVAMVDAVTGRYAYPDADGLDWRERMRLLARHDWEMYLAHPWVLVAFSTVAPPFGPESLRAMEWALTALEPLDLPPEQAGQAIMTINNYLQGSARVAVTAQAGAAADGPGAMWQTRLGGERLDAYPRLRRLVDSRFPPRGQTWFESGLDLILDGIATHGGRTA, encoded by the coding sequence GTGGGTGACGGGCGGGCGCTGAGCCGGGAACGGATCGTCGCCGCGGCGATCGAACTCGCCGACCGTGACGGGCTCGACGCGGTCTCCATGCGCAGGGTCGCCGAGCATCTCGGCTCCGGCACCATGTCGCTCTACCGGCACGTGCCCAACAAGGACGCGCTGGTCGTGGCGATGGTCGACGCCGTCACCGGCCGCTACGCCTATCCCGACGCCGACGGCCTCGACTGGCGGGAGCGGATGCGCCTGCTCGCCCGGCACGACTGGGAGATGTACCTCGCCCACCCCTGGGTGCTGGTCGCCTTCTCCACGGTGGCTCCCCCGTTCGGTCCGGAGTCGCTCAGGGCCATGGAGTGGGCGTTGACCGCCCTCGAACCGCTCGACCTGCCGCCCGAGCAGGCCGGGCAGGCGATCATGACGATCAACAACTACCTGCAGGGCAGCGCCCGCGTCGCCGTCACCGCGCAAGCCGGCGCCGCCGCCGACGGCCCGGGCGCGATGTGGCAGACCCGACTGGGGGGCGAGCGGTTGGACGCCTACCCCCGGCTGCGGCGGCTCGTCGACTCCCGCTTCCCGCCACGCGGGCAGACCTGGTTCGAGTCCGGCCTCGACCTGATCCTCGACGGCATCGCGACGCACGGCGGGCGGACCGCCTGA
- a CDS encoding DUF1800 domain-containing protein — protein sequence MPDQNVPPHRARDDGRRAERPRSGAHSHGEPPYAPPTRTPFSDGYDRHAGGRHGADPYGGHRAGDGHATGGHRAGGQWPDPRPTAGHPAGRYPDDGYVTDRYPTGGYAADGHPDPSGDNRRGPRWVGPQGGADVQPGRPATDVLPDLDDDEDDDRRRTGRRRALIALTGTAAVVAGGTALALSPQGAGLIDALLGTGGGDATAPAVTDGSAARPSGQQPSTVRTYTEQNESYMGSRAGEVLKKNSPVTGKSHSGPASAAAETKVTVKTVLAKDPVRHLAQRATFGATPKVMADIEKLGIDAWLRDQLDPDKIAPTPAELRLAELRTLKMSIPQLREQREALDANGVHADDETVWATIARQIWSDRQLFEVMVDFWTDFLHVAAYFEGSRMQRASFETEVIRKHALGNYADMLVAANRHPALLTYLNQAQSSKDKVNENLARENLELYSVGVDGGYTEADVRQAALLQTGRGVREDQYVYRPERHYVGEVRIMGFQHANNSAEGGEAAADAYFRYLALHESTARYVATNLATRFVSDTPPKSLVDRLAKAYTTSKGAIKPVLMSLFSASEFWASVGQKVRRPMEYLVATYRVLGVSPETPAGYQHSNANRTAFAEGLRQIKGKLEELGQFPAGQPTPNGYPDVYVAWTSAGTMVNGWNEAGNILTGNRKMFTYRRPEELVPAPPATAGAYLDALAQRLVFQKLTDDQKKIILEIAGVQAGTKVDATFDGAIVPVARAILASPMHHLR from the coding sequence ATGCCTGACCAGAATGTGCCACCACACCGGGCGCGTGACGACGGTCGGCGGGCCGAGCGCCCGCGATCCGGCGCCCACTCCCACGGCGAGCCCCCCTACGCCCCGCCGACGCGGACGCCGTTCTCCGACGGATACGACCGGCACGCGGGCGGGCGGCACGGTGCGGACCCGTACGGCGGCCACCGCGCCGGCGACGGTCACGCGACCGGCGGTCACCGGGCCGGCGGGCAGTGGCCGGACCCGCGCCCGACCGCCGGGCACCCGGCCGGCAGGTATCCCGACGACGGGTACGTCACCGACAGGTACCCGACCGGTGGCTACGCCGCCGACGGCCACCCCGACCCGTCCGGTGACAACCGCCGGGGTCCGCGCTGGGTCGGCCCGCAGGGTGGCGCGGACGTCCAACCCGGACGGCCGGCCACGGACGTACTGCCCGACCTCGACGACGACGAGGACGATGACCGGCGCCGGACCGGCCGGCGCCGGGCGCTGATCGCGCTGACCGGTACGGCCGCCGTCGTCGCCGGTGGCACGGCGCTCGCGCTGTCGCCGCAGGGCGCCGGGCTGATCGACGCACTGCTGGGAACCGGCGGCGGGGACGCCACCGCACCCGCGGTCACCGACGGCAGCGCCGCCCGGCCCAGCGGGCAGCAGCCGAGCACGGTGCGTACCTACACCGAGCAGAACGAGAGCTACATGGGCTCGCGGGCCGGCGAGGTCCTGAAGAAGAACTCGCCGGTGACCGGCAAGAGCCACTCCGGACCGGCGTCGGCGGCCGCGGAGACGAAGGTGACCGTCAAGACGGTCCTGGCCAAGGACCCGGTCCGGCACCTCGCGCAGCGGGCCACCTTCGGCGCGACGCCGAAGGTGATGGCCGACATCGAGAAGCTGGGCATCGACGCCTGGCTGCGCGACCAGCTCGACCCGGACAAGATCGCACCGACGCCGGCGGAGCTGCGGCTCGCCGAGCTGAGAACGCTGAAGATGTCGATCCCGCAGTTGCGCGAGCAGCGCGAGGCGCTCGACGCCAACGGCGTGCACGCCGACGACGAGACGGTCTGGGCGACCATCGCCCGGCAGATCTGGTCGGACCGTCAGCTCTTCGAGGTGATGGTCGACTTCTGGACCGACTTCCTGCACGTGGCGGCGTACTTCGAGGGCTCACGGATGCAGCGGGCCTCGTTCGAGACCGAGGTGATCCGCAAGCACGCGCTCGGCAACTACGCCGACATGCTGGTCGCCGCCAACCGGCACCCGGCGCTGCTGACGTACCTCAACCAGGCCCAGTCCAGCAAGGACAAGGTCAACGAGAACCTGGCCCGGGAGAACCTCGAGCTCTACTCGGTCGGGGTCGACGGCGGTTACACCGAGGCCGACGTACGGCAGGCGGCGCTGCTGCAGACCGGCCGGGGTGTCCGCGAGGACCAGTACGTCTACCGGCCGGAGCGGCACTACGTCGGCGAAGTACGGATCATGGGCTTCCAGCACGCCAACAACAGCGCCGAGGGCGGCGAGGCGGCGGCCGACGCCTACTTCCGCTACCTGGCCCTGCACGAGTCGACGGCCCGGTACGTCGCCACGAACCTGGCCACCCGCTTCGTCTCCGACACCCCGCCGAAGTCGCTGGTCGACCGGCTGGCCAAGGCGTACACGACGAGCAAGGGCGCGATCAAGCCGGTGCTGATGAGCCTCTTCAGCGCCTCGGAGTTCTGGGCCTCGGTCGGCCAGAAGGTGCGCCGGCCGATGGAGTACCTGGTGGCGACGTACCGGGTGCTCGGGGTGTCGCCCGAGACCCCGGCCGGCTACCAGCACTCCAACGCCAACCGGACGGCGTTCGCCGAGGGGCTTCGGCAGATCAAGGGCAAGCTGGAGGAACTCGGCCAGTTCCCGGCCGGCCAGCCCACCCCCAACGGCTATCCGGACGTCTACGTCGCGTGGACCTCGGCCGGCACGATGGTCAACGGCTGGAACGAGGCCGGCAACATCCTCACCGGCAACCGGAAGATGTTCACCTACCGCCGGCCCGAGGAGCTGGTGCCGGCCCCGCCGGCCACGGCGGGCGCCTATCTCGACGCGCTGGCGCAGCGGCTGGTGTTCCAGAAGCTGACCGACGACCAGAAGAAGATCATTCTCGAGATCGCCGGGGTCCAGGCCGGTACGAAGGTCGACGCGACGTTCGACGGCGCCATCGTCCCCGTCGCGCGGGCGATCCTCGCTTCCCCCATGCACCACCTCCGGTGA
- a CDS encoding DUF3040 domain-containing protein encodes MLSREDQRRFEQITRRLRSTDPEFVARVGDRASTRRRRLVTAVVVALWAAVPPLVVVGGWLAATICAVLLAVAGTLTFWLRR; translated from the coding sequence ATGCTCAGCAGAGAGGACCAGCGCCGGTTCGAACAGATCACCCGCCGGCTGCGCAGCACCGACCCGGAGTTCGTGGCCCGAGTCGGCGACCGGGCGTCGACCCGCCGACGGCGACTGGTCACCGCGGTCGTGGTGGCGCTGTGGGCCGCCGTACCACCGCTCGTCGTCGTGGGCGGCTGGCTGGCCGCCACGATCTGCGCCGTGCTGCTCGCCGTGGCCGGCACGCTGACGTTCTGGCTGCGCCGCTGA
- a CDS encoding MFS transporter encodes MKSPAKPARRWLALTVLLLPVLLTSMDISILYLATPAIAADLAPSASELLWILDAYGFLLAGLLILMGNLGDRIGRRRLLLAGAVVFGVASLLAAYAPTPPALIAARALMGVGGATLMPSTLSLIRNMFDDPAERTRAIGLWTACFAGGSALGPVVGGVLLESFAWGSVFLINVPVVVLLLVVARSLLPEYRHAQPERLDLGSVALSFAAILPLVWAVKTAAEERAVTVPVAVAAAAGAAAATAFAVRQRRLRTPLVEVRLFANRRFTGAVVAGALAMFSLVGLMLYNSQYLQLVLGRSPLVAALWLLPVLAVVAVTAATAPLVAARLGPAAVFGAGAGLAAIGMLVVGGTPVHDGLLRMIVGSVLVGAGISPLMTLATDVVVAAVDPERSGSASALSETANELGAATGIAVLGSIGAAVYRSSIMDSLPADVPAGAADAVAANLGTAVEVADRLPSGVAEPLLALARQAFVDGLGAAALTGAAILALLAMVAPILLRRGRPLRR; translated from the coding sequence ATGAAATCCCCAGCGAAGCCGGCCCGCCGGTGGCTGGCGCTGACCGTGCTGCTCCTGCCGGTTCTGCTGACCTCGATGGACATCTCGATCCTCTATCTGGCCACCCCGGCGATCGCCGCCGATCTGGCACCGAGCGCCAGCGAACTGCTGTGGATCCTCGACGCGTACGGCTTCCTGCTCGCCGGTCTGCTGATCCTGATGGGCAACCTCGGCGACCGGATCGGCCGCCGCCGGCTGCTCCTGGCCGGGGCCGTGGTCTTCGGGGTGGCGTCGCTGCTCGCCGCGTACGCCCCGACGCCACCGGCGCTGATCGCCGCGCGGGCGCTGATGGGCGTCGGTGGGGCGACCCTGATGCCGTCGACGCTGTCGCTGATCAGGAACATGTTCGACGATCCCGCCGAGCGGACCCGGGCGATCGGCCTCTGGACCGCCTGCTTCGCCGGCGGCTCCGCCCTCGGGCCGGTCGTCGGCGGCGTCCTGCTCGAATCGTTCGCCTGGGGATCGGTGTTCCTGATCAACGTCCCGGTCGTCGTGCTGCTGCTCGTGGTGGCCCGGTCGCTGCTGCCCGAATACCGGCACGCCCAACCGGAGCGGCTCGACCTCGGGTCCGTCGCGCTGTCCTTCGCCGCCATCCTGCCGCTGGTCTGGGCGGTCAAGACCGCCGCCGAGGAACGCGCCGTGACCGTGCCGGTGGCCGTCGCGGCCGCCGCCGGTGCCGCCGCCGCGACGGCCTTCGCCGTCCGGCAGCGCCGGCTGCGTACGCCCCTGGTCGAGGTACGGCTCTTCGCCAACCGGCGCTTCACCGGCGCCGTCGTCGCCGGGGCGCTGGCGATGTTCTCGCTCGTCGGGCTGATGCTCTACAACAGCCAGTACCTCCAGCTCGTGCTCGGCCGGTCGCCCCTGGTCGCGGCGCTCTGGCTGCTGCCGGTGCTGGCCGTCGTCGCCGTCACGGCCGCCACCGCCCCGCTGGTCGCGGCGCGGCTCGGGCCGGCCGCGGTCTTCGGCGCCGGTGCCGGTCTGGCCGCGATCGGGATGCTGGTGGTCGGCGGTACGCCGGTCCACGACGGACTGCTCCGGATGATCGTCGGGTCGGTGCTGGTCGGGGCGGGCATCAGCCCGCTCATGACGCTTGCCACCGACGTCGTGGTCGCCGCCGTCGACCCCGAGCGGTCCGGGTCGGCGTCCGCGCTGTCCGAGACCGCCAACGAACTCGGTGCCGCCACCGGCATCGCGGTCCTCGGGTCGATCGGCGCCGCCGTCTATCGTTCGTCCATCATGGACAGCCTGCCGGCCGACGTGCCGGCCGGGGCCGCCGACGCCGTGGCCGCCAACCTCGGCACGGCCGTCGAGGTCGCCGACCGGCTCCCGTCCGGTGTGGCCGAACCGCTGTTGGCCCTGGCCCGGCAGGCGTTCGTCGACGGGCTCGGTGCCGCGGCCCTGACCGGCGCGGCCATCCTCGCGCTGCTCGCCATGGTCGCGCCGATTCTGCTCCGCCGGGGCCGGCCGCTTCGGCGGTAG